The following proteins are encoded in a genomic region of Rhizobium sp. CCGE531:
- a CDS encoding alpha/beta hydrolase, whose protein sequence is MNLNAPTMSNFVRDGLKLAFFDEGDPGGVPVLLIHGFASTAIANWVNPGWLKTLGEAGYRMIAIDNRGHGLSDKLYDADVYHPWIMAEDAVALLDHLGISEAHVMGYSMGARVATFMAIAHPDRVRSLVLGGLGIGMVEGVGDWDPIADALVAPSLDDVTHPRGRMFRAFAEQTKSDRQALAACIQGSRDLAAREDVARIEAPALIAVGTKDDIAGSGHELAALMPNAEAIDIPNRDHMLAVGDKIFKAAVLEFYQRLDRRYCIIP, encoded by the coding sequence ATGAATTTGAATGCTCCCACGATGTCTAATTTTGTCCGAGACGGATTGAAGCTCGCCTTTTTCGATGAGGGCGATCCCGGCGGCGTGCCGGTGCTGCTCATTCACGGCTTTGCCTCGACGGCGATTGCGAACTGGGTCAACCCGGGCTGGCTCAAGACGCTTGGCGAGGCGGGCTACCGCATGATCGCCATCGACAATCGCGGCCACGGCTTGAGCGACAAGCTTTATGACGCCGATGTCTACCACCCCTGGATCATGGCCGAGGATGCCGTCGCTCTCCTCGACCATCTCGGCATATCCGAGGCGCATGTGATGGGCTATTCCATGGGCGCGCGCGTTGCCACGTTCATGGCGATCGCACATCCCGATCGCGTCCGCTCGCTGGTGCTTGGCGGCCTTGGCATCGGCATGGTCGAGGGGGTCGGCGATTGGGATCCGATCGCGGACGCGCTGGTTGCACCGTCGCTCGATGACGTCACGCATCCGCGCGGGCGTATGTTCCGCGCCTTTGCCGAGCAGACGAAAAGCGACCGGCAGGCGCTGGCCGCCTGCATCCAGGGCTCGCGCGATCTGGCGGCGAGGGAAGATGTGGCAAGGATCGAAGCGCCGGCTTTGATCGCCGTCGGCACCAAGGACGATATTGCCGGCTCCGGCCATGAACTGGCGGCGCTGATGCCGAATGCCGAGGCCATCGACATCCCGAACCGCGATCATATGCTTGCCGTCGGAGACAAGATCTTCAAGGCGGCGGTTCTCGAGTTCTATCAGCGCCTCGACAGGCGCTACTGCATAATTCCTTAA
- a CDS encoding zinc-finger domain-containing protein yields MAGHNIPHFQNDGGHRVIEIGVKEFMCTGASVPYDHPHIFIDLGDENEKVCSYCSTLYRYNPSLKADQTNPAGCVFHFKAA; encoded by the coding sequence ATGGCCGGCCACAATATTCCCCATTTCCAGAACGACGGCGGACATCGCGTCATCGAAATCGGCGTGAAGGAATTCATGTGCACTGGCGCCTCGGTTCCCTACGATCATCCGCATATCTTCATCGATCTTGGCGACGAGAACGAGAAGGTCTGCTCCTACTGCTCGACGCTGTATCGCTATAATCCGTCGCTGAAGGCGGATCAGACCAATCCCGCCGGCTGCGTCTTTCACTTCAAGGCAGCGTAA